The proteins below are encoded in one region of Cololabis saira isolate AMF1-May2022 chromosome 11, fColSai1.1, whole genome shotgun sequence:
- the pax8 gene encoding paired box protein Pax-8 isoform X3, with protein MSNNTGRGHGGPNQLGGMFVNGRPLPEVIRQRIVDMAHQGVRPCDISRQLRVSHGCVSKILGRYYETGSIKPGVIGGSKPKVATPKVVEKIAEYKRQNPTMFAWEIRDRLLSEGVCDSDTVPSVSSINRIIRTKVQQPFNLPLDGKGLSPGQTLIPSSAVTPPESPHSDSVGSTYSINGLLGIPPPNADGKRSHDDSDQDSCRHSVDSQGSGSVPRKRMRLDHFPTATQHLDCGFDRHHYPPDSFSSPSSSKTEQTLYPLSLINGTLDEAKTSLSTPSSIIGRNLSAHQSYTMVTGRDMMSSTLPGYPPHIPSAAQTTYSSSAITGVVAAGADYTAQSYSHSPYTSYGDAWRFTNSSILGSPYYYSSASRTGPPSAAAYDHL; from the exons ATGTCCAACAACACTGGAAGAG GTCATGGGGGTCCTAACCAACTAGGTGGAATGTTTGTTAATGGCCGCCCGCTTCCGGAGGTGATCCGGCAACGCATCGTGGACATGGCCCACCAGGGGGTCAGGCCCTGCGACATCTCCCGGCAGCTCCGAGTCAGCCACGGCTGCGTCAGCAAGATCCTGGGACG CTACTATGAGACAGGCAGCATCAAGCCCGGCGTCATTGGAGGTTCTAAGCCTAAGGTGGCAACTCCAAAGGTTGTGGAGAAGATTGCTGAGTACAAGAGACAAAATCCCACAATGTTTGCCTGGGAAATCAGGGACCGACTGTTGTCAGAGGGTGTGTGCGACAGCGACACAGTGCCCAGCGTGAGCTCCATTAACag aatAATTCGAACAAAGGTCCAGCAGCCTTTTAATCTACCCTTGGATGGAAAGGGCCTTAGTCCTGGACAAACGTTAA TACCGAGCTCAGCCGTCACCCCTCCAGAGTCTCCCCATTCAGACTCAGTGGGTTCCACATACTCCATCAACGGCTTATTAGGTATCCCTCCACCCAACGCTGATGGCAAGAGGAGCCATGACGACA GCGACCAGGACAGCTGTCGACACAGTGTGGACTCTCAGGGAAGCGGAAGTGTTCCAAGGAAACGGATGAGACTGGATCACTTCCCCACAGCAACGCAACACCTGGACTGCGGATTTGATCGGCATCACTATCCACCTGATTCCTTTAGCTCCCCCTCCAGCAGTAAAACAGAACAG ACTTTGTACCCACTGTCACTCATCAATGGCACCCTAGACGAGGCCAAGACCAGCCTCTCAACGCCCAGCTCTATCATTGGACGGAATCTCTCGGCACACCAGAGTTACACCATGGTAACAG GGCGTGACATGATGAGCTCCACCCTGCCGGGTTACCCACCGCACATCCCTTCTGCTGCCCAGACAACATACTCATCCTCTGCCATCACAGGCGTCGTAGCAG CAGGTGCAGACTACACGGCTCAGTCCTACAGTCATTCACCCTACACTTCCTACGGTGACGCCTGGAGGTTCACCAACTCCAGCATATTGG GGTCACCCTACTACTACAGTTCGGCCTCCCGCACCGGCCCCCCATCTGCAGCCGCCTACGACCACCTCTAG
- the pax8 gene encoding paired box protein Pax-8 isoform X2, which yields MSNNTGRGGMFVNGRPLPEVIRQRIVDMAHQGVRPCDISRQLRVSHGCVSKILGRYYETGSIKPGVIGGSKPKVATPKVVEKIAEYKRQNPTMFAWEIRDRLLSEGVCDSDTVPSVSSINRIIRTKVQQPFNLPLDGKGLSPGQTLIPSSAVTPPESPHSDSVGSTYSINGLLGIPPPNADGKRSHDDSDQDSCRHSVDSQGSGSVPRKRMRLDHFPTATQHLDCGFDRHHYPPDSFSSPSSSKTEQTLYPLSLINGTLDEAKTSLSTPSSIIGRNLSAHQSYTMVTEPLQTLQRCLKQEMSPEVTNASPSPNFAASNLAFVDLQTLQKPVSLSSSCNSSSSSTSNHFPNAFNSLSHHPPAYGQFSSQSVISGRDMMSSTLPGYPPHIPSAAQTTYSSSAITGVVAAGADYTAQSYSHSPYTSYGDAWRFTNSSILGSPYYYSSASRTGPPSAAAYDHL from the exons ATGTCCAACAACACTGGAAGAG GTGGAATGTTTGTTAATGGCCGCCCGCTTCCGGAGGTGATCCGGCAACGCATCGTGGACATGGCCCACCAGGGGGTCAGGCCCTGCGACATCTCCCGGCAGCTCCGAGTCAGCCACGGCTGCGTCAGCAAGATCCTGGGACG CTACTATGAGACAGGCAGCATCAAGCCCGGCGTCATTGGAGGTTCTAAGCCTAAGGTGGCAACTCCAAAGGTTGTGGAGAAGATTGCTGAGTACAAGAGACAAAATCCCACAATGTTTGCCTGGGAAATCAGGGACCGACTGTTGTCAGAGGGTGTGTGCGACAGCGACACAGTGCCCAGCGTGAGCTCCATTAACag aatAATTCGAACAAAGGTCCAGCAGCCTTTTAATCTACCCTTGGATGGAAAGGGCCTTAGTCCTGGACAAACGTTAA TACCGAGCTCAGCCGTCACCCCTCCAGAGTCTCCCCATTCAGACTCAGTGGGTTCCACATACTCCATCAACGGCTTATTAGGTATCCCTCCACCCAACGCTGATGGCAAGAGGAGCCATGACGACA GCGACCAGGACAGCTGTCGACACAGTGTGGACTCTCAGGGAAGCGGAAGTGTTCCAAGGAAACGGATGAGACTGGATCACTTCCCCACAGCAACGCAACACCTGGACTGCGGATTTGATCGGCATCACTATCCACCTGATTCCTTTAGCTCCCCCTCCAGCAGTAAAACAGAACAG ACTTTGTACCCACTGTCACTCATCAATGGCACCCTAGACGAGGCCAAGACCAGCCTCTCAACGCCCAGCTCTATCATTGGACGGAATCTCTCGGCACACCAGAGTTACACCATGGTAACAG AGCCCCTACAGACACTGCAGCGCTGTCTAAAACAGGAAATGTCCCCAGAAGTGACCAACGCAAGCCCTTCACCGAACTTTGCAGCGTCCAACCTGGCATTTGTGGACCTGCAAACGCTGCAGAAACCTGTTTCTCTCAGTAGCAgctgcaacagcagcagcagtagcacctCCAACCATTTCCCTAACGCCTTCAACTCATTGTCCCATCATCCACCAGCGTATGGGCAGTTCAGCAGTCAGTCTGTCATCTCAG GGCGTGACATGATGAGCTCCACCCTGCCGGGTTACCCACCGCACATCCCTTCTGCTGCCCAGACAACATACTCATCCTCTGCCATCACAGGCGTCGTAGCAG CAGGTGCAGACTACACGGCTCAGTCCTACAGTCATTCACCCTACACTTCCTACGGTGACGCCTGGAGGTTCACCAACTCCAGCATATTGG GGTCACCCTACTACTACAGTTCGGCCTCCCGCACCGGCCCCCCATCTGCAGCCGCCTACGACCACCTCTAG
- the LOC133455193 gene encoding PH and SEC7 domain-containing protein 4: MERENVCTPEPDDEESLLHQPCQDSSDHKWISGEQESNMLDETEMQIDQTQQADQDCSSSNTDFMMPEGAEEWAQSVWEMRPVSCTSPPFSFATVEWDMPDPSAETPQLMTDSSLANELHSGGGMTVRSASPSLHRPQDINAELFTQDDEEEHDAFDSWLLISDAEWTAGYAEPCDSADVKELKTQEKEDSAHELLHSNNEISPRAESEEGDGRSVASDLVETFEEIQGLEYEVDAFVDVKPEEEQDVLLTGQEDSNGEPTLANGVETEEESEEGNAEEEQGVTDVSSDEESEESVGSLTAVDVSAEPLEGEDLGLTTTTDELIDLQEPDLLKDSGHSGAEEDAETLERLHENLTVEIAGSGMCEDEDRNVAHQQPDVADNNKETLIQEVEDSEKIENSPEGLEVNENLEETICLEQQECDQTASQESVVPLQRGHPEPEQPDMIEKPERMLTEVSHELGHQLEQSLQLDPSSEIEMGDQSTRLQQTEHPEDSALSEQTVSAEAEEPGVTSQPEQMGPSEQDEESLQMTDSPQQTLSEQPVQTERSDESEMLKQLSSETEVRQQTEEADLHQVDKQADMLDPAEDFGDPDGGVVERVVGNGEQHKTPDTAEPYMNGQVDREKARRLAERLFKLDGIQRTDVVKHTDKDNDFSRAVGEEYLKFFDFTGQTLDHALRSFLKVVILIGETQERERVLQHFSSRFHHCNPTSFSSLGAVLALTCALMLLNTDLHGQHVGKSMSSSKFVSNLDGMNEGENFSKDLLKSLYNSIKSEALEWAVDEQELKTSVLLEESAGDAPTLRSKANPFQDVPVDKKASVMKQGFLQRKLHADIDGKRTPWGKRGWKTFYGVLRGMVLYLQKDNYRSDQQTYEEVVSVHHSLAEQAANYTKKPHVFRLQTADWRVFLFQASSKVEMNSWISRINLVSALQSSPPFPAAVGSQRRFFRPILPASQSAHTLERQLQSHTGMLNSFKADLSHQQENPPEGKKTKARDLEEHRVRAEYLHHEVSRYEIYIQVLEAWQSVKTDKHALSNSDLNLFDKTVCEDTVGEKEEEEGGLKKSHSSPSLELEIAPPAVIKVRRNISERRTYRKTIVPRMKKEV, from the exons ATGGAGCGGGAAAACGTGTGCACTCCTGAGCCCGATGATGAAGAATCATTGCTTCATCAGCCTTGTCAAGACTCATCTGATCACAAATGGATCAGTGGGGAACAGGAGTCCAATATGTTGGATGAGACAGAGATGCAGATAGACCAGACACAGCAGGCAGATCAAGACTGTAGCTcttcaaacacagatttcatgaTGCCCGAGGGAGCAGAAGAGTGGGCGCAAAGTGTATGGGAGATGCGCCCTGTCTCCTGTACCAGTCCTCCGTTTTCCTTTGCTACGGTGGAGTGGGACATGCCAGATCCCTCTGCAGAAACGCCTCAACTCATGACTGACAGCAGCTTGGCTAATGAGCTGCACTCTGGTGGTGGGATGACTGTACGCAGCGCTTCCCCATCACTTCACCGGCCTCAAGATATTAATGCTGAACTATTCACGCAAGACGACGAAGAGGAACACGATGCGTTTGATTCATGGCTTCTTATCTCAGACGCTGAATGGACTGCAGGATACGCTGAG CCATGTGATTCTGCAGATGTGAAAGAGCTGAAGACACAGGAAAAGGAAGACTCGGCACACGAGCTGTTACACAGTAATAACG AGATCTCACCAAGGGCAGAGTCAGAGGAAGGTGACGGACGCTCAGTAGCTTCTGATCTTGTTGAAACATTCGAGGAGATTCAAGGCTTAGAATATGAGGTGGACGCTTTTGTGGATGTAAAACCAGAAGAGGAACAGGATGTTCTGCTGACAGGACAGGAAGACTCAAACGGTGAACCAACTTTGGCTAATGGTGTCGAAACTGAAGAAGAGAGCGAGGAGGGCAATGCTGAAGAAGAGCAGGGTGTGACTGACGTGTCCAGTGATGAAGAAAGTGAGGAAAGTGTCGGCAGTTTGACAGCTGT GGACGTCTCTGCAGAGCCACTGGAGGGTGAAGATCTTGGACTCACCACAACCACAGACGAGCTGATTGATCTGCAGGAGCCAGACCTTTTGAAGGATAGTGGGCACTCAGGAGCCGAGGAGGACGCAGAGACGCTGGAACGGTTGCATGAAAACCTCACAGTTGAGATAGCAGGATCAGGAATGTGTGAAGATGAAGATCGTAATGTAGCCCACCAACAGCCAGATGTTGCAGACAACAACAAGGAAACATTGATACAGGAGGTGGAAGATTCAGAAAAGATAGAAAACTCCCCAGAGGGACTTGAAGTTAATGAAAATCTGGAAGAGACTATTTGCTTAGAGCAACAAGAGTGTGATCAAACGGCCTCACAGGAAAGTGTGGTTCCACTGCAACGTGGACACCCTGAGCCTGAGCAGCCGGACATGATTGAAAAACCAGAACGGATGCTAACAGAGGTGTCACATGAATTAGGCCACCAGTTAGAACAGTCACTGCAGCTAGATCCGTCATCAGAAATCGAAATGGGAGACCAGTCCACCCGACTTCAACAAACTGAGCATCCAGAAGACTCCGCTCTGTCAGAGCAGACGGTTTCTGCTGAAGCTGAAGAGCCTGGAGTCACATCGCAGCCAGAGCAGATGGGGCCATCAGAGCAGGATGAGGAGTCACTGCAGATGACAGACTCACCTCAGCAGACACTTTCAGAGCAACCCGTGCAAACTGAGCGATCGGATGAGTCAGAAATGCTAAAACAGCTGTCCTCTGAGACCGAGGTTAGGCAGCAGACAGAGGAGGCCGACTTACACCAGGTGGATAAACAGGCTGACATGTTGGATCCTGCCGAGGATTTTGGAGATCCTGACGGTGGAGTTGTAGAGAGAGTTGTGGGAAATGGAGAGCAACACAAAACCCCTGACACAGCGGAGCCTTACATGAATGGACAGGTGGACAGAGAGAAGGCCCGCCGCCTCGCTGAGCGGCTCTTTAAGTTAGACGGGATACAGCGCACAGATGTGGTCAAGCACACAGATAAAGA TAACGACTTCAGTCGTGCTGTCGGAGAGGAATATCTCAAATTCTTTGACTTCACCGGGCAAACTCTGGACCATGCCCTCAG ATCCTTTCTGAAGGTGGTGATACTGATCGGAGAGACCCAGGAGAGAGAGCGGGTGCTGCAGCATTTCTCCTCCCGCTTCCATCACTGCAACCCCACCTCCTTTTCTTCTTTAG GGGCCGTGTTGGCGCTGACGTGCGCGTTGATGCTTCTCAACACTGACTTGCACGGACAG CATGTAGGAAAATCCATGTCATCCTCTAAGTTTGTCTCCAACCTGGATGGGATGAATGAGGGCGAAAACTTCAGCAAAGACCTGCTGAAA AGTCTTTACAACTCAATAAAGAGCGAGGCGCTGGAGTGGGCCGT GGATGAGCAGGAGCTTAAAACCTCGGTGTTGCTGGAAGAAAGTGCAGGTGATGCTCCGACTCTGCGGTCTAAAGCCAACCCCTTCCAAGACGTCCCCGTCGACAAGAAGGCCTCTGTGATGAAACAGGGATTTCTGCAGAGGAAGCTCCACGCCGACATCGACGGCAAACGCA CTCCTTGGGGCAAGAGAGGCTGGAAAACCTTCTATGGAGTTCTGAGGGGAATGGTCCTTTACTTACAAAAG GACAATTACCGGAGTGATCAGCAGACTTATGAGGAGGTGGTGAGTGTGCATCACTCTCTGGCAGAGCAGGCAGCCAACTACACCAAGAAGCCGCACGTCTTCCGTTTGCAGACGGCCGACTGGAGAGTCTTCCTCTTTCAGGCTTC ATCCAAAGTGGAGATGAACTCGTGGATCAGCCGGATCAACTTGGTTTCAGCTCTTCAATCGTCACCTCCGTTTCCTGCTGCCGTCGGCTCTCAGAGGAGGTTCTTCAGACCGATCCTCCCTGCTTCACAGTCTGCTCACACTTTG GAACGCCAGCTGCAGTCTCATACAGGAATGCTAAACTCCTTCAAGGCTGACCTGTCACACCAGCAGGAAAACCCTCCAGAGGGAAAGAAAACTAAAGCCAGGGACCTGGAGGAACACCGTGTCAGAGCAGAGTACCTTCATCACGAG GTGAGTCGCTATGAGATCTACATTCAGGTGCTGGAAGCCTGGCAGAGTGTGAAGACAGACAAGCATGCATTAAGCAACAGTGACCTGAACTTGTTTGACAAAACTGTGTGTGAAGACACAGtgggagagaaggaggaggaggaaggcggGCTGAAAAAGTCTCACTCCAGCCCATCTCTTGAACTGGAGATAGCTCCTCCGGCAGTGATCAAAGTCAGGCGGAATATCTCAGAGAGACGGACTTATCGCAAGACCATCGTTCCTCGAATGAAGAAAGAGGTCTGA
- the pax8 gene encoding paired box protein Pax-8 isoform X1, translated as MSNNTGRGHGGPNQLGGMFVNGRPLPEVIRQRIVDMAHQGVRPCDISRQLRVSHGCVSKILGRYYETGSIKPGVIGGSKPKVATPKVVEKIAEYKRQNPTMFAWEIRDRLLSEGVCDSDTVPSVSSINRIIRTKVQQPFNLPLDGKGLSPGQTLIPSSAVTPPESPHSDSVGSTYSINGLLGIPPPNADGKRSHDDSDQDSCRHSVDSQGSGSVPRKRMRLDHFPTATQHLDCGFDRHHYPPDSFSSPSSSKTEQTLYPLSLINGTLDEAKTSLSTPSSIIGRNLSAHQSYTMVTEPLQTLQRCLKQEMSPEVTNASPSPNFAASNLAFVDLQTLQKPVSLSSSCNSSSSSTSNHFPNAFNSLSHHPPAYGQFSSQSVISGRDMMSSTLPGYPPHIPSAAQTTYSSSAITGVVAAGADYTAQSYSHSPYTSYGDAWRFTNSSILGSPYYYSSASRTGPPSAAAYDHL; from the exons ATGTCCAACAACACTGGAAGAG GTCATGGGGGTCCTAACCAACTAGGTGGAATGTTTGTTAATGGCCGCCCGCTTCCGGAGGTGATCCGGCAACGCATCGTGGACATGGCCCACCAGGGGGTCAGGCCCTGCGACATCTCCCGGCAGCTCCGAGTCAGCCACGGCTGCGTCAGCAAGATCCTGGGACG CTACTATGAGACAGGCAGCATCAAGCCCGGCGTCATTGGAGGTTCTAAGCCTAAGGTGGCAACTCCAAAGGTTGTGGAGAAGATTGCTGAGTACAAGAGACAAAATCCCACAATGTTTGCCTGGGAAATCAGGGACCGACTGTTGTCAGAGGGTGTGTGCGACAGCGACACAGTGCCCAGCGTGAGCTCCATTAACag aatAATTCGAACAAAGGTCCAGCAGCCTTTTAATCTACCCTTGGATGGAAAGGGCCTTAGTCCTGGACAAACGTTAA TACCGAGCTCAGCCGTCACCCCTCCAGAGTCTCCCCATTCAGACTCAGTGGGTTCCACATACTCCATCAACGGCTTATTAGGTATCCCTCCACCCAACGCTGATGGCAAGAGGAGCCATGACGACA GCGACCAGGACAGCTGTCGACACAGTGTGGACTCTCAGGGAAGCGGAAGTGTTCCAAGGAAACGGATGAGACTGGATCACTTCCCCACAGCAACGCAACACCTGGACTGCGGATTTGATCGGCATCACTATCCACCTGATTCCTTTAGCTCCCCCTCCAGCAGTAAAACAGAACAG ACTTTGTACCCACTGTCACTCATCAATGGCACCCTAGACGAGGCCAAGACCAGCCTCTCAACGCCCAGCTCTATCATTGGACGGAATCTCTCGGCACACCAGAGTTACACCATGGTAACAG AGCCCCTACAGACACTGCAGCGCTGTCTAAAACAGGAAATGTCCCCAGAAGTGACCAACGCAAGCCCTTCACCGAACTTTGCAGCGTCCAACCTGGCATTTGTGGACCTGCAAACGCTGCAGAAACCTGTTTCTCTCAGTAGCAgctgcaacagcagcagcagtagcacctCCAACCATTTCCCTAACGCCTTCAACTCATTGTCCCATCATCCACCAGCGTATGGGCAGTTCAGCAGTCAGTCTGTCATCTCAG GGCGTGACATGATGAGCTCCACCCTGCCGGGTTACCCACCGCACATCCCTTCTGCTGCCCAGACAACATACTCATCCTCTGCCATCACAGGCGTCGTAGCAG CAGGTGCAGACTACACGGCTCAGTCCTACAGTCATTCACCCTACACTTCCTACGGTGACGCCTGGAGGTTCACCAACTCCAGCATATTGG GGTCACCCTACTACTACAGTTCGGCCTCCCGCACCGGCCCCCCATCTGCAGCCGCCTACGACCACCTCTAG